A single window of Clostridia bacterium DNA harbors:
- a CDS encoding TRAP transporter small permease: MPLRRWAENIGSWFEWVAVFTLLFILAVTMVDVIGAKLFLSPLKASTELVGFGQLVAVGCALTASFVAGRQVTVEFLETWLPRKAGEAVKALAAILSLIFCVILIWQSYLYGVALARSGEITPSAHIPYYPFAYILAACFASVSLYFMSRLTRQGGEGRDPN; the protein is encoded by the coding sequence ATGCCGCTGAGGCGGTGGGCCGAAAACATCGGGTCCTGGTTTGAGTGGGTGGCGGTTTTCACCCTCCTCTTTATCCTGGCGGTAACCATGGTGGACGTCATCGGCGCCAAGCTCTTCCTGAGCCCGCTGAAGGCGTCTACCGAACTGGTAGGTTTCGGGCAGCTGGTGGCCGTGGGCTGCGCCCTGACCGCCAGCTTTGTGGCCGGACGCCAGGTGACGGTGGAATTCCTGGAAACCTGGCTGCCCCGGAAGGCCGGGGAGGCGGTGAAAGCCCTGGCCGCGATCCTGAGCCTGATCTTCTGCGTCATCCTGATCTGGCAGAGTTACCTTTACGGAGTGGCCCTGGCCCGTTCGGGCGAAATCACCCCCTCCGCGCACATTCCCTATTACCCCTTTGCCTACATTCTGGCGGCGTGTTTTGCCTCGGTGTCCCTGTACTTCATGAGTCGGCTGACCCGGCAGGGAGGTGAAGGCCGTGACCCCAATTGA
- a CDS encoding TRAP transporter substrate-binding protein, protein MPKRKRLWLVSLLVAASLIVTALAGCGGGGGQTPSQEGSQGSSASQETITLRFANYYAPESGPGKLGQEFCQDIERVTNGRVKIEYYPGGTLLTAPKMYDGVAQGIADIGLANLSYTFGRFKQTEVLDLPLGFPNAWVASHVAQDFLKQFQPKEFDETHVLVLTSTPVNGVATATRPVRKLEDMKGLVLRGTGYIGKLVEALGATPRPVAMAEAYDNLSKKVIEGCMVNYETMIVFKLGEVTKYFTEAWPMGQVYTFYVTMNKDTWDKLPADIQEAITKYVDEEFHEKMTNMWNELGIKGIEYVKQSGIEIIELPPEEVDRWKQAAEKVVDEYVQSMVAAGHQESEVRGWIDFARQRIDYWTQKQIELGVKSDTGPDEVRVSK, encoded by the coding sequence ATGCCCAAACGGAAAAGATTATGGCTGGTTTCCCTGTTGGTCGCCGCCAGTCTTATCGTCACCGCCCTCGCCGGCTGTGGGGGCGGTGGTGGGCAGACGCCCTCCCAGGAAGGCTCCCAGGGTTCCTCCGCCTCTCAGGAAACTATAACCCTGCGCTTTGCCAACTACTACGCCCCGGAGAGCGGACCGGGCAAGCTCGGACAGGAGTTTTGCCAGGACATCGAGCGCGTCACCAACGGCCGGGTCAAGATCGAATACTACCCCGGCGGCACCCTCCTGACGGCCCCCAAGATGTACGACGGCGTGGCCCAGGGTATCGCCGACATCGGCCTGGCCAACCTCTCCTACACCTTCGGTCGCTTCAAGCAGACCGAGGTGCTGGACCTTCCGCTGGGCTTCCCCAACGCCTGGGTGGCCAGCCACGTGGCCCAAGACTTCCTGAAGCAGTTCCAGCCCAAGGAATTTGACGAGACGCACGTTCTGGTGCTGACCAGCACCCCGGTGAACGGCGTGGCTACCGCTACCCGTCCCGTGCGCAAGCTCGAGGACATGAAGGGGCTTGTCCTGCGGGGCACCGGCTACATCGGCAAGCTGGTGGAGGCCCTGGGTGCCACGCCCAGGCCGGTGGCCATGGCCGAGGCCTACGACAACCTGAGCAAGAAAGTGATCGAAGGGTGCATGGTCAACTACGAGACCATGATCGTCTTCAAGCTCGGCGAGGTTACCAAGTACTTCACCGAGGCCTGGCCGATGGGACAGGTGTACACCTTCTACGTGACCATGAACAAGGATACCTGGGACAAGCTGCCGGCGGACATCCAGGAGGCCATCACCAAGTACGTGGATGAGGAATTCCACGAGAAGATGACCAACATGTGGAACGAGCTGGGCATCAAGGGCATCGAGTACGTCAAGCAGTCCGGGATAGAAATCATCGAGCTGCCGCCGGAAGAGGTGGATCGCTGGAAGCAGGCGGCCGAGAAAGTGGTCGACGAATACGTGCAGTCCATGGTGGCCGCCGGTCACCAGGAGTCCGAGGTGCGCGGCTGGATCGACTTCGCGCGCCAGCGCATCGACTACTGGACCCAGAAGCAGATCGAGCTGGGTGTGAAGTCCGACACCGGACCGGACGAGGTGCGCGTCTCGAAGTAG
- a CDS encoding MogA/MoaB family molybdenum cofactor biosynthesis protein, producing the protein MEFTVGILTASDKGSRGEREDTSALVAAEVIGRIGGRVVERAVLPDEKELLAEQMRRWADEKGLDLILTTGGTGFGPRDVTPEATLAVADRLVPGIAEAMRLAGLKATPRAMLSRATAVIRGRTLIINLPGGPRGVRENLEAILPALPHGLEVLRGEAAECARPEGEEPGPAL; encoded by the coding sequence ATGGAGTTTACCGTGGGTATACTTACCGCCAGCGACAAGGGTTCGCGCGGCGAGCGCGAGGACACCAGCGCCCTGGTGGCGGCAGAGGTAATCGGCCGGATCGGCGGCCGGGTGGTGGAGCGGGCGGTCCTCCCCGACGAAAAGGAACTCCTGGCCGAGCAGATGCGCCGGTGGGCGGACGAAAAGGGCTTAGACCTGATTCTGACCACCGGAGGCACGGGCTTCGGACCCCGCGACGTTACCCCGGAAGCCACCCTGGCCGTGGCCGATCGCCTGGTTCCGGGCATTGCCGAGGCCATGCGCCTGGCGGGGCTGAAGGCCACTCCCCGGGCCATGCTCTCCCGGGCCACGGCGGTTATCCGGGGCCGCACCCTGATCATAAATCTCCCCGGCGGGCCTCGGGGGGTGCGCGAGAACCTGGAGGCCATCCTGCCCGCCCTCCCCCACGGCCTGGAAGTGCTGAGGGGGGAGGCGGCGGAGTGCGCCCGCCCGGAAGGAGAAGAACCCGGCCCGGCGCTGTAA
- a CDS encoding MOSC domain-containing protein: MAVRGKVVAVCTSRETGVPKQDVGRAYLVREHGLEGDAHAGDWHRQVSLLGVESIAKMRALGLEVGPGDFAENITTEGLDLWALPIGTRLRLGPEVLVEVTQIGKTCHTGCAIFQKTGKCIMPKEGIFARVLKGGWVQAGDDIVEEET; this comes from the coding sequence ATGGCAGTGAGAGGTAAGGTGGTGGCGGTGTGCACCAGCAGGGAAACCGGGGTGCCCAAGCAGGACGTGGGGCGGGCCTACCTGGTGCGCGAGCACGGGTTAGAAGGAGATGCCCACGCCGGGGATTGGCACCGCCAGGTCAGCCTTCTGGGGGTAGAGAGCATTGCCAAAATGCGGGCCCTGGGCCTGGAAGTAGGGCCGGGAGATTTTGCCGAGAATATTACCACCGAGGGGTTGGATCTCTGGGCTCTGCCGATAGGCACCCGGCTGCGGCTGGGTCCTGAAGTGCTGGTCGAGGTGACCCAGATCGGCAAGACCTGCCATACCGGCTGCGCCATCTTTCAGAAGACCGGAAAGTGCATCATGCCCAAAGAAGGCATCTTTGCCCGGGTCTTGAAGGGCGGATGGGTCCAGGCCGGGGACGACATCGTGGAGGAGGAAACCTGA
- the moaC gene encoding cyclic pyranopterin monophosphate synthase MoaC: MATLTHVDQQGAARMVDVTPKAETVREAVARGRVRMRPETLRLIRENALAKGDVLAVARVAGIMAAKETGRLIPLCHPLPLGSCAVDFSLDEEASTVEIEARVRTAARTGVEMEALTAVAVAALTVYDMAKAVDREMVIEAVRLVAKRGGRSGTYLRPGEPWPEGGDEPDGSER; the protein is encoded by the coding sequence ATGGCCACGCTTACTCACGTAGACCAACAGGGCGCCGCCCGTATGGTGGACGTCACTCCCAAGGCGGAAACGGTGCGGGAGGCGGTGGCCCGGGGCCGGGTACGGATGCGGCCGGAAACCCTGAGGCTCATTCGCGAGAACGCCCTGGCCAAGGGGGACGTGCTGGCCGTGGCCCGGGTGGCGGGGATAATGGCCGCCAAGGAAACGGGGCGGCTAATACCCCTGTGCCATCCCCTGCCCCTGGGCTCCTGCGCGGTGGATTTTAGTCTGGACGAGGAAGCTTCCACGGTGGAGATCGAGGCCCGGGTGCGCACTGCCGCCCGCACCGGCGTGGAGATGGAAGCCCTGACCGCGGTGGCCGTGGCCGCCCTTACCGTCTACGACATGGCCAAGGCGGTAGACCGAGAAATGGTAATCGAAGCGGTGCGCCTGGTGGCCAAGCGCGGAGGCCGGAGCGGCACCTATCTGCGGCCGGGAGAGCCCTGGCCGGAAGGAGGAGACGAGCCGGATGGCAGTGAGAGGTAA
- the moaA gene encoding GTP 3',8-cyclase MoaA — protein MRDRWGRNINYLRVSVTDRCNLRCRYCMPEEGVERKSHEEILRLEEMVRLLEVAVGLGLTRIRFTGGEPLVRRNFPYLVARTAELAGIEDLALTTNGILLAEQAADLRRAGLRRVNISLDTLDPEKYAFITRGGELTRVWAGIEAALAVGFDPVKINVVIFRGFNEEEIEGFARLTQERPLHVRFIELMPLGAANGDYPFLPATEVLARLGRVARLEPVRVAGNGPAEYYRLPGGKGTLGVIAALTRPFCATCNRLRLTADGQLRPCLESDFQIDLRGPLRAGAGEAELAGLFRQAVAAKPRQHRFGCRAGKAEEAGMWQIGG, from the coding sequence ATGCGCGACCGGTGGGGACGCAACATCAACTACCTGCGGGTTTCGGTTACCGACCGCTGTAACCTCCGCTGTCGCTACTGCATGCCGGAGGAAGGAGTGGAGCGCAAGTCGCACGAGGAAATCCTGCGGCTCGAGGAGATGGTCCGCCTCCTGGAGGTGGCGGTGGGCCTGGGGCTCACCCGCATCCGCTTCACCGGCGGGGAACCCCTGGTGCGGCGCAACTTCCCCTACCTGGTGGCCCGTACGGCCGAGCTGGCGGGCATAGAGGATCTGGCCCTCACCACCAACGGCATACTGCTGGCCGAGCAGGCGGCGGACCTGCGGCGGGCGGGGCTCAGGCGGGTCAACATCAGCCTGGACACACTTGACCCCGAGAAGTACGCCTTCATCACCCGGGGAGGAGAACTAACCCGGGTGTGGGCGGGCATCGAGGCCGCCCTGGCGGTCGGCTTCGATCCGGTGAAGATCAACGTGGTTATCTTCCGGGGGTTCAACGAAGAGGAAATCGAGGGCTTCGCCCGGCTGACCCAAGAGCGGCCGCTGCACGTGCGTTTCATAGAGCTCATGCCCCTGGGGGCGGCCAACGGCGACTACCCCTTTCTCCCTGCCACCGAGGTGCTGGCCCGCCTCGGCCGGGTAGCCCGGCTGGAGCCGGTGCGGGTGGCGGGCAACGGCCCGGCCGAATACTACCGTCTCCCCGGCGGAAAGGGCACGCTGGGAGTCATCGCCGCCCTGACCCGCCCCTTCTGCGCCACCTGTAACCGGCTGCGGCTTACCGCCGACGGCCAGTTGCGGCCCTGTCTGGAAAGCGATTTTCAGATCGACCTGCGCGGGCCCCTGCGGGCCGGGGCGGGCGAGGCGGAACTGGCCGGGTTGTTCCGACAGGCGGTGGCGGCCAAGCCCCGCCAGCACCGGTTCGGCTGCCGGGCGGGAAAGGCCGAGGAAGCCGGCATGTGGCAGATAGGAGGATAG
- a CDS encoding molybdopterin biosynthesis protein has protein sequence MGRRVYLENKPWEEALQEYMAALEAAGGLVPPEAEEVAAEEAVGRVTAEPVRALISAPPYPAAGMDGVAVKAATTYGARETDPRRLRLGEEAVEVDTGDPLPPGTDAVIMAEDLHYPGPGEVEITAAAAPWQHVRMVGEDVTAGEVLLPACRRITPYDLALLLAGGVTRVRVLRRPRVAVIPTGTELVPAGHPLGPGELPEFNSFVLSALVREWGGQARRWPIVPDDYSQIKQAVEAALEEADAVIVNAGSSAGREDFTAAIIAELGRVLVHGVAIRPGKPVILGLVGKKPVLGIPGYPVSAALAMELFLRPILCAWLRQDLPSRPRVSARLARKLYSPLGVEEFVRLRLGRAKDSWVAVPLERGAGLTRTLAQADAILRVPRLSEGYPAGAEVEVELLREPKAMEKTVLCLGSHDLALDLVDSFWRRLFPGEGLAVGNLGSIGGLLSLARGEAHCAGIHLLDPETGTYNLPYVRRYLPGRSVVLVHLVRRQQGLMVARDNPLGITGVADLARPGIRFVNRQPGAGTRIFLDWLLGREGIDPGSIEGYGREVYTHLAVGVAVASGTADVGPGILAAAQAFGLDFIPLGDEEFDLAVPAELWEEERMQHLLAVLADPEFRAAVTALGGYSLASCGEVRVVRPEEG, from the coding sequence ATGGGCCGGAGGGTTTATCTGGAGAACAAACCGTGGGAAGAAGCCCTGCAAGAGTACATGGCCGCCCTGGAGGCCGCCGGAGGGCTGGTACCGCCCGAGGCGGAGGAGGTGGCGGCCGAGGAGGCGGTAGGGAGGGTTACCGCCGAGCCGGTGCGTGCGCTCATCTCGGCTCCGCCCTATCCCGCTGCCGGCATGGACGGGGTGGCGGTTAAGGCGGCCACCACCTACGGCGCCCGGGAAACCGACCCCCGTCGGCTCCGCCTGGGCGAGGAGGCCGTGGAAGTGGATACCGGCGATCCCCTGCCTCCGGGAACCGACGCGGTGATCATGGCCGAGGACCTGCATTACCCCGGCCCGGGCGAGGTGGAGATCACCGCCGCCGCCGCTCCCTGGCAGCACGTGCGCATGGTGGGCGAGGACGTCACCGCGGGGGAGGTGCTGTTGCCCGCCTGCCGGCGGATCACACCCTACGATTTGGCCCTGCTCCTGGCCGGGGGCGTCACCCGGGTGCGGGTCTTGCGGCGGCCCCGGGTGGCGGTGATTCCCACCGGCACCGAGCTCGTACCCGCAGGCCATCCCCTGGGACCGGGAGAACTGCCGGAGTTCAACAGCTTCGTGCTTTCCGCCCTGGTGCGGGAATGGGGTGGACAGGCCCGGCGCTGGCCCATCGTGCCCGACGACTACTCGCAAATCAAACAGGCGGTGGAGGCGGCCCTTGAGGAGGCAGATGCGGTGATAGTCAACGCCGGCTCCTCTGCCGGAAGGGAGGACTTCACCGCCGCGATCATAGCCGAACTGGGACGGGTTCTGGTGCACGGGGTGGCCATCCGCCCCGGCAAGCCGGTGATCCTGGGCCTGGTGGGCAAAAAGCCCGTGCTGGGCATACCCGGTTACCCGGTTTCGGCGGCCCTGGCCATGGAATTATTCCTGCGTCCGATTCTGTGCGCCTGGCTTCGCCAGGACCTTCCCTCCCGGCCGCGGGTGTCGGCCCGCCTGGCCCGCAAGCTGTACTCTCCCTTGGGCGTGGAGGAGTTCGTGCGCCTGCGCCTGGGTCGGGCCAAGGACTCCTGGGTGGCGGTGCCGCTGGAGCGGGGAGCCGGCCTTACCCGCACCCTGGCCCAGGCCGACGCCATCCTCCGGGTGCCCAGGTTGAGCGAGGGCTATCCCGCCGGCGCCGAGGTAGAAGTGGAGCTCTTGCGGGAGCCAAAGGCCATGGAGAAGACGGTGCTCTGCCTGGGCAGCCACGACCTGGCCCTGGACCTGGTGGACAGCTTCTGGCGCCGGCTCTTCCCCGGGGAGGGCCTGGCGGTGGGCAACCTGGGAAGCATCGGCGGGCTGCTCAGCCTGGCGCGGGGGGAGGCCCACTGCGCCGGTATACACCTTCTGGACCCCGAGACCGGCACCTACAACCTCCCCTACGTCCGGCGCTACCTTCCCGGCCGGTCCGTAGTTCTGGTGCACCTGGTGCGGCGGCAGCAGGGTCTGATGGTGGCCCGGGATAACCCCCTGGGGATCACCGGGGTGGCCGACCTGGCCCGGCCGGGGATCCGTTTCGTCAACCGGCAGCCGGGTGCCGGCACCCGCATCTTCCTGGACTGGCTCCTGGGACGGGAGGGCATTGACCCCGGGAGCATCGAGGGCTACGGTCGGGAGGTATACACCCACCTGGCGGTGGGCGTGGCCGTGGCCAGCGGGACGGCCGACGTGGGCCCGGGCATCCTGGCCGCGGCCCAGGCCTTCGGTCTGGACTTTATTCCCCTGGGCGACGAGGAGTTCGACCTGGCGGTGCCGGCCGAACTCTGGGAAGAGGAAAGGATGCAGCACCTGTTGGCCGTGCTGGCCGACCCGGAATTCCGGGCGGCGGTGACGGCCCTGGGCGGGTACAGTCTGGCCTCCTGTGGGGAGGTCAGGGTGGTGCGGCCGGAGGAGGGCTAA
- a CDS encoding molybdopterin molybdotransferase MoeA — protein sequence MELFQAVTVGEAKRRLAAGWPTCGEETVSLERAAGRVLAESPASPLDLPPFTRSTVDGFAVRAADTFGASASLPAYLSLAGEVRIGHPFAGRVQSGEAVTIPTGGQLPEGADAAVMIENTEPVDERTVAVLRPAAPGENLILQGEDLRSGQAVLPAGRRLRPADLALLAACGFREVRVRLPLRVGIVSTGDELVVPGAPLPPGCIYDSNSYSLFGLVSADGGLPTLYGPVEDDLARLRQTVEEALAVNQLVLLSGGSSVGVRDYTLTVLEELGGRILFHGVAVGPGKPTLAASLPGRLLVGLPGHPASALVVYTVLLSPLVIRGSYPDPDRPVISARLDRSLASRTGREDYVPVRLAGREGETWAEPLLGKSGLIALLTQAQGLARIPLEEEGKAWGDPVEVMLF from the coding sequence GTGGAACTGTTTCAGGCGGTAACCGTGGGGGAGGCCAAGCGGCGGCTGGCCGCCGGCTGGCCGACCTGCGGGGAAGAAACCGTATCTCTGGAAAGGGCTGCCGGACGGGTCCTGGCCGAGTCGCCGGCCAGCCCCCTAGATCTGCCGCCCTTTACCCGCTCCACGGTGGACGGATTTGCCGTGAGAGCCGCCGATACCTTCGGCGCCTCGGCCTCCCTGCCGGCCTACCTGTCTTTGGCGGGCGAGGTGCGCATCGGTCATCCCTTTGCCGGCCGGGTGCAGTCCGGCGAGGCCGTGACGATACCCACCGGAGGGCAACTGCCCGAAGGCGCGGACGCGGCGGTAATGATCGAAAACACCGAGCCTGTGGACGAGCGTACCGTGGCCGTGCTCCGGCCGGCGGCGCCGGGTGAGAATCTGATCCTTCAGGGAGAGGACCTCCGTTCGGGGCAGGCGGTGCTGCCCGCCGGGCGGCGCCTGCGGCCGGCCGACCTGGCCCTCTTGGCCGCCTGCGGCTTCCGGGAGGTCCGGGTGCGCCTTCCCCTGCGGGTGGGGATAGTATCCACCGGGGACGAGTTGGTGGTACCGGGTGCCCCGCTCCCGCCGGGCTGCATCTACGACAGCAATTCGTATTCCCTGTTCGGCCTGGTAAGCGCCGACGGCGGCCTGCCCACCCTCTACGGCCCGGTGGAGGACGACCTGGCCCGGCTGCGGCAGACCGTGGAGGAAGCTCTGGCCGTCAACCAGTTGGTCCTGCTTTCCGGCGGCAGTTCGGTCGGGGTGCGGGATTATACCCTTACCGTTTTGGAGGAACTGGGCGGCCGGATCCTCTTCCACGGTGTGGCAGTGGGTCCGGGCAAGCCCACCCTGGCCGCCTCCCTGCCCGGGCGCCTGCTGGTAGGGCTTCCCGGACACCCGGCCTCGGCGCTGGTTGTCTATACCGTGCTGCTGAGCCCGCTGGTGATCCGCGGGAGCTACCCGGACCCGGACCGGCCGGTGATCAGCGCCCGGCTGGACCGCAGCCTGGCCTCGCGCACCGGCCGGGAGGACTACGTACCGGTGCGGCTGGCAGGCCGCGAGGGAGAGACCTGGGCGGAGCCCCTGCTGGGAAAATCGGGTCTGATAGCCTTGCTTACCCAGGCCCAGGGGCTGGCCAGGATACCCCTGGAAGAGGAAGGTAAGGCCTGGGGGGATCCGGTGGAGGTAATGCTTTTCTGA
- a CDS encoding glycosyltransferase family 4 protein, whose protein sequence is MATLAEGLVKKGIEVTVFATGDSQLAAEVRWICPRPLGEDPSLNPKIYEFLHLGFCLEQAAEFDILHNHLNCYPLVFSPLIRTPIITTLHGSALLEPETRLIYRRYRHHPYVSISLAEREGLPELNYVANVYNGLDLTGFTPVEKPGEYLLFLGRISPKKGTHLAVELARRTGLPLVIAGYVPPDETDYFEQQIRPQLDDRQITYIGPVGPEQRNRVLGGALALLHLVTVPEPFGLVLAEAQACGTPVVGFGRGSVPEVVCHGVTGFVVNTLAEAEAAVAEVHRLDRRRCRRWVEENFSAEAMVQGYLAAYRAVLDR, encoded by the coding sequence GTGGCCACCCTGGCCGAGGGGCTGGTGAAGAAGGGGATCGAGGTCACGGTATTCGCCACCGGGGATTCCCAACTCGCCGCCGAGGTGCGCTGGATATGTCCCCGCCCTCTGGGTGAAGACCCCTCGCTCAACCCCAAGATATACGAGTTTCTGCACCTGGGGTTCTGCCTGGAGCAGGCGGCTGAGTTCGACATACTCCACAATCACCTCAACTGCTACCCGCTGGTATTCAGCCCCCTGATAAGGACTCCCATCATCACCACCCTGCACGGCTCGGCCCTGCTGGAGCCGGAAACCCGTCTCATCTACCGGCGGTACCGGCACCACCCCTACGTTTCCATCAGCCTTGCCGAGCGGGAGGGCCTGCCGGAACTGAACTACGTGGCCAACGTGTACAACGGTTTGGATCTTACCGGCTTTACCCCGGTGGAGAAGCCGGGGGAATACCTCCTGTTCCTGGGGCGCATCTCTCCCAAGAAGGGAACCCACCTGGCCGTCGAACTCGCCCGCCGTACCGGGCTGCCCCTGGTCATTGCCGGCTACGTGCCTCCGGACGAAACCGACTACTTTGAGCAGCAGATCCGGCCGCAGCTCGACGACCGGCAGATCACCTACATCGGCCCGGTGGGGCCGGAGCAGCGCAACCGCGTACTGGGAGGGGCCCTGGCCCTTTTGCACCTGGTTACCGTTCCCGAGCCCTTCGGCCTGGTGCTGGCCGAAGCCCAGGCCTGCGGGACGCCGGTTGTCGGTTTCGGCCGGGGCTCGGTTCCGGAAGTGGTCTGCCACGGGGTTACCGGCTTCGTGGTGAATACCCTGGCCGAGGCCGAAGCGGCGGTGGCCGAAGTGCACCGTCTGGACCGGCGCCGCTGCCGCCGGTGGGTGGAGGAGAACTTCAGCGCCGAGGCCATGGTCCAGGGGTACCTGGCCGCCTATCGGGCGGTGCTGGACCGGTAG
- a CDS encoding ATP-binding protein codes for MVEPLSRHFIRKLLLVTGAVGGMAAWLGPMAFSHLGNVGGTLVLVGLGLASGAWLRGEFYRTLALICLRAEELRSLEASQAAGQVALGLAHELRNPLAAVRGFLQLMARRLPAHREAERYLAPVLAEIDRATAILEDFLRLARRSETRRVPSDLGRIVEGVVTLLEGEAFRRGVRIYHCYREGLAPVPADPEQLKQVFLNLLLNALAAVSAGGRVWIGYELAEGRLSVIIRDDGCGMDEKTLSRLGEPFFTTKPDGTGLGVALSLQIIRAHGGKVEVASRPGEGTVFRLSLPADSDREKAGRPVLLRRGFRPSVSAVLPGKVAVSRAEIRTTPGGVGLAGRHHGPHYLAHAAAPLRTLGAGGGHPGRGAGEEGDRGHGIRHRGFPTRRRGALDMSPPSG; via the coding sequence ATGGTTGAGCCGCTGTCCCGTCATTTCATCCGCAAGCTGCTGCTGGTCACCGGCGCGGTAGGCGGAATGGCCGCCTGGCTGGGCCCGATGGCCTTTTCCCATTTGGGTAATGTCGGGGGCACACTGGTACTGGTGGGGCTGGGTCTGGCCTCCGGGGCCTGGCTGCGGGGCGAGTTTTACCGGACCCTGGCCCTGATCTGCCTGCGGGCCGAAGAACTGCGGAGCCTGGAAGCATCGCAGGCGGCGGGGCAGGTGGCCCTGGGTCTCGCGCACGAACTGCGGAACCCCCTGGCCGCCGTACGCGGGTTCCTGCAGCTCATGGCCCGGCGGCTGCCTGCCCACCGCGAGGCAGAGCGCTACCTGGCCCCGGTTCTGGCCGAGATCGACCGGGCAACGGCCATCCTGGAGGACTTCCTGCGGCTGGCCCGGCGTTCGGAGACCCGGCGGGTGCCGAGCGACTTGGGGCGAATAGTGGAGGGGGTAGTAACCCTTCTGGAAGGAGAAGCTTTTAGAAGGGGCGTGCGCATCTACCACTGCTACCGGGAGGGGCTGGCGCCGGTACCGGCGGACCCGGAGCAGCTGAAGCAGGTTTTCCTCAACTTGCTCCTCAACGCCCTGGCCGCGGTTTCCGCGGGGGGCAGGGTTTGGATCGGCTACGAACTGGCCGAGGGCCGGTTGAGCGTGATTATTCGGGATGACGGTTGCGGCATGGACGAAAAAACCTTGTCCCGCCTGGGCGAACCGTTCTTCACCACCAAACCCGACGGTACGGGGTTGGGAGTGGCCCTGAGCCTCCAGATAATCCGGGCCCACGGCGGAAAGGTGGAGGTGGCGAGCCGTCCCGGCGAGGGAACGGTATTTCGCCTCAGTCTGCCCGCTGACTCCGATCGGGAAAAGGCAGGCAGACCGGTCTTACTCCGGCGAGGCTTCAGACCTTCCGTGAGTGCGGTGCTGCCGGGAAAGGTGGCGGTATCCCGGGCGGAAATCCGGACTACCCCAGGAGGTGTCGGACTTGCGGGTCGGCATCATGGGCCCCATTACCTGGCGCACGCCGCCGCGCCACTACGGACCCTGGGAGCAGGTGGTGGCCACCCTGGCCGAGGGGCTGGTGAAGAAGGGGATCGAGGTCACGGTATTCGCCACCGGGGATTCCCAACTCGCCGCCGAGGTGCGCTGGATATGTCCCCGCCCTCTGGGTGA